Proteins encoded by one window of Halichondria panicea chromosome 8, odHalPani1.1, whole genome shotgun sequence:
- the LOC135339359 gene encoding uncharacterized protein LOC135339359 produces MSRSLISEVTSCCSVRMIPLMLEDEVCRSIHISLVDKNNEQRNITTLRPSGELLKASDFKAYSVITESDYVWEANSDDGGYTALSPEVDKLTKQKLKLSQHAVTDPAAGELSSFPHDGYLITVDFSRMKMSSCKSGTRHIRQGRPYWFYKYPQIGFIRHEENDSKSIEEMYRYGGRFVTMGGTQYTFMFSPVKSYQVDISSGDLVEIMRYPPVISNPCEIKVNVSLQGNLLVIKRLDLESNPYHRELTFSISSSDKLKQVVLHQLANVTRSYCVSAEHTLLGDKITSKIYGARGYVDRVYALLNTLTLELCQQIESQAVSSGPPSRDSTSLRTDWEPQTDDCELKSVSKGSHEWKYILSLMRDTLPNILIHKIERVQNKPLREKYELEKRQMEKRNKSEINEQYLFHGSKTTSPEEIAFSQKGIDFRFSKQTGKLLWGTGAYFAVKAAYSDNFAHHLRGSRKQMLLVLVLTGKSCSYGTRQDSTLTKPPPLPKGSSSQGRMLFDTVNGETKLLPLSRSSSSQGHMLYDTVNGETNGSQVYVVYDHDKSYPAFIITYTSNLDLR; encoded by the coding sequence atgtctaGGTCTCTCATCAGTGAAGTTACAAGTTGTTGCTCAGTCAGGATGATCCCTTTAATGTTGGAAGACGAAGTGTGTCGATCAATTCACATCTCTCTGGTGGATAAAAACAACGAGCAAAGAAACATCACCACTCTCAGACCAAGTGGAGAACTGCTCAAAGCATCTGATTTCAAGGCCTATTCTGTTATCACTGAGTCTGACTACGTATGGGAGGCCAATAGCGATGATGGTGGATACACAGCACTTAGTCCGGAGGTCGATAAGCTTACCAAACAGAAACTGAAGCTATCACAACATGCCGTCACAGACCCCGCTGCTGGAGAGTTATCATCTTTTCCTCATGATGGATACCTCATTACTGTTGATTTCTCGAGAATGAAAATGTCAAGTTGTAAGTCTGGAACTCGGCATATACGACAGGGCCGTCCTTACTGGTTCTATAAGTATCCGCAGATTGGATTTATCAGACACGAAGAAAACGACTCTAAAAGCATTGAAGAGATGTATCGATATGGTGGAAGATTCGTGACAATGGGTGGAACTCAGTACACCTTCATGTTCTCACCTGTGAAGTCTTATCAAGTTGATATCAGCTCTGGTGATTTGGTGGAGATAATGCGTTATCCTCCTGTCATTTCCAATCCTTGTGAGATAAAAGTCAATGTTTCCCTACAAGGAAACCTGTTGGTAATCAAACGACTAGATCTAGAAAGCAATCCTTACCATCGAGAGTTGACCTTCTCCATCTCATCAAGTGACAAGCTAAAGCAAGTTGTCTTGCATCAACTAGCCAACGTTACACGCAGCTACTGTGTGAGTGCTGAACACACTCTTTTGGGTGACAAGATAACATCGAAAATCTACGGTGCACGGGGGTACGTGGACAGGGTGTATGCTCTACTAAACACTCTCACTCTCGAGTTATGTCAGCAAATAGAGTCACAAGCAGTCAGTAGTGGTCCACCATCTAGAGATTCTACCTCTCTGCGTACTGATTGGGAACCGCAAACCGACGATTGCGAGTTGAAGAGTGTATCCAAGGGTTCACACGAATGGAAGTACATCCTCAGTCTTATGAGAGATACTTTACCAAATATTTTGATTCACAAAATTGAGCGTGTACAGAACAAGCCACTCCGGGAAAAGTATGAGTTAGAGAAACGACAAATGGAAAAGAGAAACAAAAGTGAAATTAATGAGCAGTATTTGTTTCACGGCTCAAAGACAACCAGTCCTGAGGAAATTGCGTTCTCTCAAAAAGGAATTGATTTTCGATTTAGCAAACAAACAGGCAAGCTATTGTGGGGGACTGGAGCATACTTTGCAGTGAAGGCAGCCTACAGTGACAATTTCGCTCATCATCTTCGAGGGAGCAGGAAACAAATGCTTCTTGTTCTAGTGCTTACAGGTAAGAGTTGTTCATACGGTACAAGACAGGACTCGACTCTAACGAAACCGCCACCATTACCAAAGGGTTCGTCTTCTCAAGGACGCATGTTGTTCGATACAGTGAATGGAGAAACTAAACTGCTACCATTATCAAGGAGTTCATCTTCTCAAGGACACATGCTGTACGATACAGTGAACGGAGAGACTAATGGTTCTCAAGTGTACGTAGTGTACGATCACGACAAGTCTTATCCTGCCTTCATCATCACATACACAAGCAACCTTGAcctgagataa
- the LOC135339369 gene encoding palmitoyltransferase ZDHHC5-A-like, with product MGISTRQIPYIGATIVLFIGGILFFAFPMRNLVTYFLNQSERIFIIIPIVGIVYMGLLYILVVTTFFLASFVDPGIYPRERTEEEDDFRQPLYRAIDINGVNVRMKWCDTCRFYRPPRTSHCSICDNCVEQFDHHCPWVDNCIGKRNYKYFFFFVTSLTLFILSGFAWGIVSIILHIDDLTMVIVEIILMVLGVLVFIPVVGLTGFHMGLICIGRSTNEHVTGKFRGVQNPYDLGCWRNCAAVLCASKRPRYMHYKVKSLQPSDGQSAGESPPRAAHDLRGMPIYEDLDDSNLHRERVQAHTQHTQAQAHTHADLVSQNSMNPLLQRQLNGSNIVESNTNTMASMRSGARSEISV from the exons ATGGGCATATCAACCAGGCAGATACCCTACATTGGAGCGACAATCGTCCTGTTTATAGGAGGAATACTGTTCTTTGCTTTCCC gATGAGGAACCTGGTGACGTACTTCCTCAACCAATCAGAACGGATATTTATTATCATTCCTATAGTGGGTATTGTGTACATGGGACTGCTCTACATCTTAGTCGTCACTACGTTCTTTCTTGCCTCCTTTGTGGACCCGGGGATTTATCcaagag agcGTACGGAGGAAGAGGACGATTTCAGACAGCCTCTCTATCGTGCCATTGACATCAACGGTGTCAATGTGCGGATGAAGTGGTGTGACACCTGCAGGTTCTACCGCCCACCACGAACCTCACACTGCAGCATATGTGACAACTGTGTGGAG CAATTTGACCACCATTGTCCGTGGGTGGACAACTGTATCGGGAAACGGAACTACAAAtacttcttcttctttgtaaCCTCTCTCACTCTGTTCATTCTCAGCGGGTTTGCCTGGGGCATAGTGTCCATCATCCTGCACATTGATGACCTCACCATGGTCATTGTTGA GATTATTCTAATGGTGCTCGGTGTGTTGGTATTTATACCTGTGGTGGGACTCACTGGCTTTCATATGGGTCTCATCTGTATCGGCAGGTCAACCAATGAACAT GTAACTGGAAAGTTTCGTGGAGTTCAGAATCCGTACGACCTTGGCTGCTGGCGAAACTGCGCTGCTGTTCTGTGTGCTTCAAAGAGACCACGCTACATGCATTATAAGGTGAAGAGTTTGCAGCCCAGTGATGGACAATCAGCAGGGGAATCCCCTCCGAGGGCTGCCCACGACCTCAGGGGTATGCCTATATACGAGGATCTGGATGACAGCAATCTCCATAGAGAAAGA gtacAGGCTCACACGcaacacacacaggcacaggcACACACCCATGCCGACCTGGTCAGTCAGAACTCCATGAACCCTCTCCTCCAGAGACAGCTGAACGGTTCAAATATAGTAGAGAGTAACACGAACACTATGGCCAGTATGAGATCGGGGGCTCGGAGTGAGATCAGTGTTTAA
- the LOC135339372 gene encoding tectonic-like complex member MKS1 isoform X1 produces the protein MEYLRSLFWRSGEAESDELSKAASGVMKKPNEEGMYYSRDSLKNLQFRVVLRKVTASGGGAGIIRETGRMSRAASTAGEQDNTDAWVFKWQEKVFSQHEDELYADANNCVNPLQLRYHREILQQRSEGCRPNGRLFSYVENDHYLLRSKETSRYRTFASKHANSVRKRHTKNTRGISKSVICDPILDRPSDDQRVGHRINTPSNQSMCLMADLRKQDGVDHMDEHLLCQITVDGHGRVTLCPDFTRDRPAVRIENRHKEVFEYRLENVSELISPEEQLKEDRVQRELYARHANYLKACVGDTFVSPPEEGSVRVCLHGEIVSGEGFDLDGLYVKAQLELPEGWQLEDNQPTSSTKLSVVSQISRTKSRHLCNVAHFGCPFDYHLIHTPTEEHLSRRPRLLLEVCSLDYWDRHRVEGYGYLDLPHTSGSHDLTLHTWRPAGRGVVDQLRLHFVGGAQQINDLSYVACPRDLQGDRLSRYGFQTESSGSVRVHLYIVQQSSLFVKASQESESNTLRDLQRTQFSLSALMSAKKRAHVLATTLRAKQ, from the exons ATGGAGTATTTGCGCTCACTATTTTGGAGAAGTGGTGAGGCGGAGAGTGATGAGCTTAGCAAGGCTGCTAGCGGTGTCATGAAGAAGCCAAATGAGGAGGGAATGTACTACAGTAGAGACAGTCTCAAGAACCTACAATTCAG AGTGGTTCTCCGTAAAGTGACTGCCTCTGGAGGAGGAGCTGGGATCATCAGAGAGACTGGCAGGATGAGTCGAGCCGCCAGCACTGCAGGGGAGCAAG acAACACTGATGCGTGGGTGTTCAAATGGCAGGAGAAGGTCTTTAGTCAG CATGAAGATGAATTGTACGCCGATGCCAACAACTGTGTCAATCCATTGCAACTGCGATACCATCGGGAAATACTGCAGCAAAG GAGCGAGGGCTGTCGACCCAATGGACGACTTTTTTCATATGTAGAAAATGATCATTACCTACTCAGATCAAAA GAGACTTCAAGGTACCGCACATTCGCTAGTAAACACGCCAACTCCGTAAGAAAAAGACACACCAAAAATACACG GGGCATCTCCAAGTCAGTCATCTGTGACCCTATCCTGGATCGTCCTAGCGATGATCAGAGAGTTGGCCACAGGATCAATACTCCATCCAACCAGTCCATGTGCCTCATGGCAGACCTACGCAAACAGGATgg TGTGGACCACATGGACGAACATCTTCTCTGCCAGATTACA GTGGATGGTCATGGTCGAGTGACTCTCTGTCCTGACTTCACCCGAGACAGACCAGCTGTACGCATCGAGAACAGACACAAAG AGGTGTTTGAGTATCGACTGGAGAATGTCTCAGAGCTCATCTCACCAGAGGAGCAGCTCAAGGAGGACAGGGTTCAAAGAGAG CTGTATGCTCGTCATGCCAACTATCTGAAGGCGTGTGTAGGAGATACATTCGTTAGCCCT CCTGAGGAGGGTTCTGTCAGGGTGTGCCTACATGGAGAAATAG TTTCAGGCGAGGGGTTTGATTTGGATGGCTTGTATGTGAAGGCACAACTTGAACTTCCAGAAG GTTGGCAACTGGAAGATAACCAACCCACCTCCTCAACCAAGCTCTCTGTCGTCTCTCAGATATCCAGAACCAAATCTCGTCACCTG tgtaATGTGGCTCACTTTGGGTGTCCCTTCGACTACCATCTCATTCACACCCCTACTGAAG AGCACTTGAGTCGTCGGCCGCGCCTACTGCTGGAGGTGTGCTCTCTGGACTACTGGGACCGACACCGCGTGGAGGGATACGGATACCTGGACCTgccacacacttcag GATCACATGATCTGACGCTGCACACATGGCGGCCGGCTGGGAGGGGCGTGGTCGATCAACTGAGACTACATTTTGTGGGAGGAGCACAACAAATCAACGACTTGTCATATGTAGCCTGTCCTAGAGATTTGCAG ggagatCGTCTAAGTCGCTATGGATTCCAAACCGAGTCCTCGGGCAGTGTTCGAGTGCAcctatacattgtacagcagAGCAG TTTGTTTGTGAAGGCAAGTCAAGAATCTGAGTCCAACAC GTTAAGGGACCTTCAAAGGACTCAGTTCAGTTTAA GTGCACTCATGAGCGCTAAGAAGAGAGCACATGTGTTGGCAACAACACTGCGAGCAAAGCAATGA
- the LOC135339372 gene encoding tectonic-like complex member MKS1 isoform X2, producing MEYLRSLFWRSGEAESDELSKAASGVMKKPNEEGMYYSRDSLKNLQFRVVLRKVTASGGGAGIIRETGRMSRAASTAGEQDNTDAWVFKWQEKVFSQHEDELYADANNCVNPLQLRYHREILQQRSEGCRPNGRLFSYVENDHYLLRSKETSRYRTFASKHANSVRKRHTKNTRGISKSVICDPILDRPSDDQRVGHRINTPSNQSMCLMADLRKQDGVDHMDEHLLCQITVDGHGRVTLCPDFTRDRPAVRIENRHKEVFEYRLENVSELISPEEQLKEDRVQRELYARHANYLKACVGDTFVSPPEEGSVRVCLHGEIVSGEGFDLDGLYVKAQLELPEGWQLEDNQPTSSTKLSVVSQISRTKSRHLCNVAHFGCPFDYHLIHTPTEEHLSRRPRLLLEVCSLDYWDRHRVEGYGYLDLPHTSGSHDLTLHTWRPAGRGVVDQLRLHFVGGAQQINDLSYVACPRDLQGDRLSRYGFQTESSGSVRVHLYIVQQSSLFVKASQESESNTSTVDTNLLSTEITVYVMLI from the exons ATGGAGTATTTGCGCTCACTATTTTGGAGAAGTGGTGAGGCGGAGAGTGATGAGCTTAGCAAGGCTGCTAGCGGTGTCATGAAGAAGCCAAATGAGGAGGGAATGTACTACAGTAGAGACAGTCTCAAGAACCTACAATTCAG AGTGGTTCTCCGTAAAGTGACTGCCTCTGGAGGAGGAGCTGGGATCATCAGAGAGACTGGCAGGATGAGTCGAGCCGCCAGCACTGCAGGGGAGCAAG acAACACTGATGCGTGGGTGTTCAAATGGCAGGAGAAGGTCTTTAGTCAG CATGAAGATGAATTGTACGCCGATGCCAACAACTGTGTCAATCCATTGCAACTGCGATACCATCGGGAAATACTGCAGCAAAG GAGCGAGGGCTGTCGACCCAATGGACGACTTTTTTCATATGTAGAAAATGATCATTACCTACTCAGATCAAAA GAGACTTCAAGGTACCGCACATTCGCTAGTAAACACGCCAACTCCGTAAGAAAAAGACACACCAAAAATACACG GGGCATCTCCAAGTCAGTCATCTGTGACCCTATCCTGGATCGTCCTAGCGATGATCAGAGAGTTGGCCACAGGATCAATACTCCATCCAACCAGTCCATGTGCCTCATGGCAGACCTACGCAAACAGGATgg TGTGGACCACATGGACGAACATCTTCTCTGCCAGATTACA GTGGATGGTCATGGTCGAGTGACTCTCTGTCCTGACTTCACCCGAGACAGACCAGCTGTACGCATCGAGAACAGACACAAAG AGGTGTTTGAGTATCGACTGGAGAATGTCTCAGAGCTCATCTCACCAGAGGAGCAGCTCAAGGAGGACAGGGTTCAAAGAGAG CTGTATGCTCGTCATGCCAACTATCTGAAGGCGTGTGTAGGAGATACATTCGTTAGCCCT CCTGAGGAGGGTTCTGTCAGGGTGTGCCTACATGGAGAAATAG TTTCAGGCGAGGGGTTTGATTTGGATGGCTTGTATGTGAAGGCACAACTTGAACTTCCAGAAG GTTGGCAACTGGAAGATAACCAACCCACCTCCTCAACCAAGCTCTCTGTCGTCTCTCAGATATCCAGAACCAAATCTCGTCACCTG tgtaATGTGGCTCACTTTGGGTGTCCCTTCGACTACCATCTCATTCACACCCCTACTGAAG AGCACTTGAGTCGTCGGCCGCGCCTACTGCTGGAGGTGTGCTCTCTGGACTACTGGGACCGACACCGCGTGGAGGGATACGGATACCTGGACCTgccacacacttcag GATCACATGATCTGACGCTGCACACATGGCGGCCGGCTGGGAGGGGCGTGGTCGATCAACTGAGACTACATTTTGTGGGAGGAGCACAACAAATCAACGACTTGTCATATGTAGCCTGTCCTAGAGATTTGCAG ggagatCGTCTAAGTCGCTATGGATTCCAAACCGAGTCCTCGGGCAGTGTTCGAGTGCAcctatacattgtacagcagAGCAG TTTGTTTGTGAAGGCAAGTCAAGAATCTGAGTCCAACAC CTCCACTGTTGATACTAACCTCCTCTCTACTGAGATTACAGTGTATGTAATGCTGATATGA